A part of Desulfobacter sp. genomic DNA contains:
- a CDS encoding FAD-dependent oxidoreductase produces MKPTDIENPEYFHRVIDCQFACPAHTPVPEYIRLIAQKKYGQAYMINWWSNVFPGILGRICDRPCEPACRRGRVEEKAVAICRLKRVCADNKEGKDLTFPQIPREKNGKKIALIGGGPASLTVARDLMPLGYEVDLYDDQGAAGGFVRSQVPSFRLPEKVLDEEVNAILDMGVTTHLNTYVASFKDFLAKGHDAIFIGTGAPRGRDLDLPGRQAGDASIFVGIEWLAAVQYAHVKKAGKTTLVIGGGNTAMDCCRTARRLGGEKVKVVIRGSRDKMKASPWEIEDAVREDIPILEFLSPKAFVVEKGALKGMEFTPADKEGGEPVFIPCDQVLLAVGQQNAFPWIEPDAGIGFDERGRPRVNEVTFQSDLPHVFFGGDAAFGPKNVITAVAHGHEAAVSIDLYCRGKNLQERPAPFTSLAAQKMGLRDWAYDNAVTVDLRQDVPMAPKVKSIKDRLMEVELGFDIKTGKKEALRCLNCDIQTVFNMDECIECDACVDVCPTTCINFLENGEEEELRQRLAVPAVNRSQSLYVSAALPTGRVMVKDEDVCLHCGLCAEKCPTTAWDMQKYTYNTTKAGSK; encoded by the coding sequence TTGAAACCGACCGACATAGAGAATCCTGAGTATTTCCATCGCGTGATTGACTGCCAGTTTGCATGCCCGGCCCATACCCCGGTGCCGGAGTACATCAGGCTGATTGCACAAAAAAAATACGGACAGGCCTATATGATTAACTGGTGGTCCAATGTCTTTCCGGGAATTTTAGGGCGGATCTGCGACCGGCCCTGCGAACCGGCCTGCCGGCGGGGCAGGGTGGAGGAAAAGGCCGTGGCCATCTGCCGGCTCAAACGGGTCTGTGCGGACAATAAGGAGGGCAAAGACCTGACCTTTCCCCAAATCCCCCGGGAGAAAAACGGGAAAAAGATCGCCCTCATTGGCGGGGGGCCGGCGTCCCTGACCGTGGCCCGGGATCTTATGCCCCTGGGGTATGAGGTGGACCTCTACGATGACCAGGGGGCGGCCGGCGGATTTGTCAGAAGCCAGGTGCCCTCATTCCGGCTCCCGGAAAAGGTGCTGGACGAGGAGGTGAACGCCATCCTGGACATGGGGGTGACCACCCACCTCAATACCTATGTGGCCAGTTTTAAGGATTTTCTGGCCAAGGGACATGACGCCATTTTCATCGGCACCGGTGCGCCCCGGGGCCGGGACCTTGACCTGCCGGGACGTCAGGCGGGTGATGCGTCCATTTTCGTGGGCATTGAATGGCTGGCCGCGGTGCAGTATGCCCATGTGAAAAAGGCGGGGAAGACCACCCTGGTCATCGGCGGGGGGAATACGGCCATGGACTGCTGCAGAACGGCAAGGCGGCTGGGCGGCGAGAAGGTCAAGGTCGTCATCCGGGGGAGCCGGGACAAGATGAAGGCCTCTCCCTGGGAAATAGAGGATGCGGTCCGGGAGGATATCCCCATTCTGGAGTTCCTTTCGCCCAAAGCGTTCGTTGTTGAAAAAGGGGCGCTGAAAGGGATGGAATTTACCCCCGCGGATAAAGAGGGCGGTGAACCGGTGTTTATCCCCTGCGATCAGGTGCTTCTGGCCGTGGGGCAGCAGAATGCGTTTCCCTGGATTGAACCGGATGCCGGCATCGGGTTTGACGAGCGGGGAAGGCCCCGGGTAAACGAGGTGACCTTTCAGTCGGATCTGCCCCATGTGTTTTTCGGCGGGGATGCGGCCTTTGGCCCTAAAAACGTGATCACAGCCGTGGCCCACGGCCATGAGGCCGCCGTCTCCATCGACCTTTACTGCAGGGGGAAAAATTTACAGGAACGGCCGGCTCCCTTTACCAGTCTGGCCGCCCAGAAAATGGGGCTGAGGGACTGGGCCTACGACAATGCGGTGACCGTGGACCTGCGCCAGGATGTGCCCATGGCCCCCAAGGTGAAATCCATTAAAGACCGGCTGATGGAGGTGGAACTGGGCTTTGATATTAAAACTGGCAAAAAGGAAGCCCTGCGCTGCCTGAACTGCGATATCCAGACCGTATTCAACATGGATGAGTGCATTGAATGCGACGCCTGTGTGGATGTCTGTCCCACCACCTGTATCAATTTCCTGGAAAACGGGGAAGAGGAGGAGCTGAGACAGCGGCTGGCCGTGCCTGCCGTAAACCGGTCCCAGTCCCTCTATGTTTCGGCTGCCCTGCCCACGGGCCGGGTGATGGTCAAGGATGAGGATGTCTGCCTCCACTGCGGACTCTGTGCCGAAAAATGCCCCACAACTGCCTGGGACATGCAGAAATACACCTATAACACCACAAAGGCAGGATCAAAATGA
- a CDS encoding 2-oxoacid:acceptor oxidoreductase subunit alpha yields MNKLTSVNDFVVRFANINGSGSASANNLFAKAVFRLGVPVSPKNIFPSNIQGLPTWYEVRINEQGFLGRRGGYDFVVAVNGQTLKQDYDHLRPGGYFFYDDTRSLPEEFNRRDITVIPMPLTGLANREIENPKLRSLLKNIIYVGALAALFDMDFSVFTDSITKQFSKKPKLAAPNIKALELGYNYASTHFDGICGLCVARSDKLTDHILMDGNTATALGAVYGGATVAGWYPITPSTSVVESFDRLTRRMRLDEEGNRRAAVIQAEDELAALGIAVGAGWNGARAFTATSGPGVSLMNELLGLAYFTEIPVVLVDVQRTGPSTGMPTRTQQSDILSCAYASHGDTKHVLLFPQDPKECFEMGALSFDLAESLQTPVMLVSDLDLGMNDHVCEPFEWDDARSYQRGKVLDEAQLDALDRDWGRYLDSDGDGVCYRTYPGTHPEKGAYFTRGSSHDEYAAYTEDNAAYKRCMERLERKWETAKTMVPEPDISINDEGAGSGMIFYGTTAHAATEAVALLESRGTPLNTMRITSFPFADSVAEFIRCHDRVFVAEQNRDGQMRTLLINELGGRPGISPDKLISIAHMDGTPPDAVSICDAVTQKMKGGAA; encoded by the coding sequence ATGAATAAACTTACCAGCGTCAATGATTTTGTGGTCCGGTTTGCCAATATCAACGGCTCGGGGTCGGCCAGTGCCAACAATCTCTTTGCCAAGGCGGTGTTCCGTCTGGGCGTACCCGTGAGCCCCAAAAATATTTTCCCCTCAAACATCCAGGGGCTGCCCACCTGGTATGAGGTTCGGATCAACGAGCAGGGATTCCTCGGGCGCCGGGGGGGGTATGATTTTGTGGTGGCCGTCAACGGCCAGACCCTGAAACAGGACTATGATCATCTCAGGCCCGGGGGGTATTTTTTCTACGATGATACCCGGTCCCTGCCAGAGGAATTCAACCGGCGGGATATCACGGTGATTCCCATGCCCCTCACCGGGCTGGCCAACCGGGAAATTGAGAACCCAAAACTTCGGTCCCTGCTGAAAAACATTATTTATGTGGGGGCACTGGCCGCCCTCTTTGACATGGATTTTTCCGTGTTCACCGACTCCATCACCAAACAGTTCAGTAAAAAGCCCAAGCTGGCGGCGCCCAATATCAAGGCCCTGGAACTGGGGTATAATTATGCCTCGACGCATTTTGACGGGATCTGCGGGCTCTGTGTGGCCCGCAGCGACAAACTCACCGACCATATCCTCATGGACGGCAATACGGCCACGGCCCTTGGGGCGGTGTACGGCGGGGCCACCGTTGCCGGCTGGTACCCCATCACCCCCTCCACCTCGGTGGTGGAATCCTTTGACCGGCTCACCCGGAGGATGCGCCTGGATGAAGAGGGAAACCGCAGGGCCGCTGTGATCCAGGCCGAAGACGAACTGGCGGCCCTGGGCATTGCCGTGGGCGCCGGCTGGAACGGGGCAAGGGCCTTTACCGCCACCTCGGGCCCGGGGGTTTCCCTGATGAATGAACTGCTGGGACTGGCCTATTTTACGGAGATCCCGGTGGTCCTGGTGGATGTCCAGCGGACCGGGCCCAGCACGGGCATGCCCACCCGGACCCAGCAGTCGGACATCCTGTCCTGCGCCTATGCCTCCCATGGGGATACCAAACATGTGCTGCTCTTTCCACAAGACCCCAAGGAGTGTTTTGAAATGGGAGCATTGAGTTTTGACCTGGCCGAGTCCCTCCAGACCCCGGTAATGCTTGTCAGCGACCTGGATCTGGGCATGAACGACCATGTCTGCGAACCCTTTGAATGGGATGATGCCCGCAGCTACCAGCGGGGCAAGGTCCTGGATGAGGCCCAGCTGGATGCGCTGGACAGGGACTGGGGACGGTACCTGGACAGTGACGGGGACGGGGTCTGCTACAGGACCTATCCCGGCACCCACCCGGAAAAGGGGGCCTATTTTACCCGGGGCTCCTCCCATGACGAATATGCCGCCTACACAGAGGACAATGCCGCCTATAAACGGTGCATGGAGCGGCTGGAAAGAAAATGGGAAACCGCCAAAACCATGGTGCCGGAACCTGATATCTCAATCAACGATGAGGGAGCCGGTTCGGGCATGATATTCTACGGCACCACTGCCCATGCCGCCACAGAGGCCGTGGCGCTGCTCGAAAGCCGGGGCACTCCCCTGAATACCATGCGCATCACAAGTTTCCCCTTCGCAGATTCGGTGGCTGAATTCATCCGGTGCCATGACCGGGTATTCGTTGCCGAGCAGAACCGGGACGGTCAGATGCGCACCCTGCTGATCAATGAATTGGGCGGCAGGCCGGGCATCTCCCCGGATAAACTGATTTCCATTGCCCACATGGACGGGACCCCGCCGGATGCCGTTTCCATCTGCGATGCCGTGACCCAAAAGATGAAAGGAGGTGCTGCATGA
- a CDS encoding 2-oxoacid:ferredoxin oxidoreductase subunit beta, whose protein sequence is MSRRPVFRHPNLPKNDLGYTRRDYEGLDSTLCAGCGHDSISNAIIRACFELSLPPHRVAKLSGIGCSSKTPAYFLGKSHGFNSVHGRMPSIATGANMANRDLIYIGVSGDGDTASIGMGQFIHAARRNINMTYIVMNNGCYGLTKGQDSATADRGSASRKGLPNPFEAIDLCESAVQLGAGFVARGFSGDKAQLVPLIKAAIRHKGFSLVDVISPCVTFNNTPSSTKSYHWVRDHMEATATFDFIPMRPEITTEYEEGDDQSVAMHDGGLIHLHKSDNSFEVTSRRAAIDALEHYREKGQILTGILHVNEALKDTHEIMETTKVPLNSLTAKELCPGNDTLQGIMAGYR, encoded by the coding sequence ATGAGCCGCCGCCCTGTTTTCCGCCACCCCAACCTGCCGAAGAACGATCTGGGCTATACCCGCCGGGACTATGAAGGGCTGGATTCCACCCTCTGCGCCGGGTGCGGCCATGATTCCATTTCCAACGCCATCATCCGGGCCTGTTTTGAACTTTCCCTGCCTCCCCATAGGGTGGCCAAATTGTCGGGCATCGGATGCTCCTCCAAAACCCCGGCCTATTTTTTAGGCAAGTCCCACGGATTCAACTCGGTCCACGGGCGGATGCCCTCCATTGCCACCGGCGCCAACATGGCCAATCGGGATCTGATCTACATCGGCGTCTCCGGTGACGGGGACACCGCCTCCATCGGCATGGGCCAGTTCATCCATGCGGCCCGCCGCAATATCAATATGACCTATATCGTCATGAACAACGGATGCTACGGCCTGACCAAGGGCCAGGACTCGGCCACGGCGGACCGGGGATCGGCCAGCCGCAAGGGGCTGCCCAATCCCTTTGAGGCCATTGACCTCTGCGAATCCGCCGTCCAGCTGGGGGCGGGATTCGTGGCCCGGGGATTTTCCGGGGACAAGGCCCAGCTGGTCCCCCTGATCAAGGCGGCCATCCGCCACAAGGGCTTTTCCCTGGTGGATGTGATCTCCCCCTGCGTGACCTTCAACAACACCCCCTCATCCACCAAGAGCTACCATTGGGTAAGGGACCATATGGAGGCCACGGCCACCTTTGATTTCATCCCCATGCGGCCGGAGATCACCACGGAATACGAGGAGGGGGACGACCAGTCCGTGGCCATGCACGACGGAGGTCTCATCCATCTGCACAAAAGCGATAACTCCTTTGAGGTCACCAGCCGCCGGGCCGCCATTGATGCCCTGGAGCATTACAGGGAAAAGGGCCAGATCCTTACGGGCATCCTGCATGTCAACGAAGCACTCAAGGATACCCATGAGATCATGGAAACCACAAAGGTTCCGCTGAACAGCCTGACGGCAAAGGAACTCTGCCCGGGTAACGATACCCTGCAGGGCATCATGGCCGGTTACCGGTAG
- a CDS encoding class II aldolase/adducin family protein, which yields MMAGLYEKEKGIVCQGGKTLLERGLVEGTWGNCSLRIDHRLMAVTPSGRRYEEMEPKDIVVMDYHTLEVKQGPKPSSEKKLHAEIYRTRKEVNAVIHTHQPHASTVAAARREVPPILDDQAQILGPSIRCADYALPNTKKLVKTTVKALGGRYAALMANHGAVTLGRTMEEAVTAALVLEKACKAFIESEFIGGAKPIHKIEAWMMHKVYLFMYSRKKEENR from the coding sequence ATGATGGCCGGTTTGTATGAAAAAGAAAAAGGGATTGTCTGCCAGGGGGGGAAAACACTGCTGGAACGGGGCCTGGTGGAAGGCACCTGGGGCAACTGCAGCCTGAGGATCGACCACCGGCTCATGGCCGTCACCCCCTCGGGCCGGCGTTACGAAGAGATGGAACCAAAGGATATTGTGGTCATGGACTACCACACCCTGGAGGTGAAACAGGGTCCCAAGCCCTCCTCGGAAAAAAAGCTCCATGCCGAAATCTACCGGACCCGCAAAGAGGTAAACGCCGTCATACACACCCACCAGCCCCACGCCTCCACCGTGGCGGCGGCCCGGCGGGAGGTCCCCCCCATCCTGGATGACCAGGCCCAGATTCTGGGGCCCAGCATCCGCTGCGCCGACTATGCCCTGCCCAACACCAAAAAACTGGTCAAAACGACGGTAAAGGCCCTGGGCGGCCGGTATGCGGCGCTCATGGCCAACCACGGCGCCGTCACCCTGGGCCGGACCATGGAAGAGGCGGTTACGGCGGCCCTGGTCCTGGAAAAGGCCTGCAAGGCATTCATTGAATCCGAATTCATTGGCGGGGCCAAACCCATCCACAAAATCGAAGCCTGGATGATGCACAAGGTCTATCTGTTCATGTATTCCCGGAAAAAGGAAGAGAACAGATAG